In a genomic window of Canis lupus familiaris isolate Mischka breed German Shepherd chromosome 13, alternate assembly UU_Cfam_GSD_1.0, whole genome shotgun sequence:
- the LOC119876943 gene encoding keratin, type I cytoskeletal 19 yields MTSYSYRHSSATSSFGGLGGGSLRLGPGGAFRAPSIHGGSGGRGVSVSSARFVSSSSGGYGGGFTSGLGRSDGLLAGNEKLTMQNLNDRLASYLDKVRALEEANGDLEVKIRDWYQRQGPGPARDYSHYFKTIEDLRDKILGATIENSKIVLQIDNARLAADDFRTKFETEQALRMSVEADINGLRRVLDELTLARADLELQIEGLKEELAYLKKNHEEEISALRGQVGGQVSVEVDSAPGIDLAKILSDMRSQYEVMAEKNRKDAEAWFTSRTEELSREVAGHTEQLQISKTEVTDLRRTLQGLEIELQSQLSMKAALEGTLAETEARFGAQLAQIQALISSMEAQLSDVRADTERQNQEYQQLMDIKSRLEQEIATYRSLLEGQDAHYNNLPTPKAL; encoded by the coding sequence ATGACTTCCTACAGCTACCGCCACTCGTCCGCCACCTCGTCCTTCGGGGGCCTGGGCGGCGGCTCCCTGCGCCTCGGGCCGGGCGGTGCCTTCCGCGCGCCCAGCATCCACGGGGGCTCGGGCGGCCGCGGCGTGTCTGTGTCCTCCGCCCGCTTCGTGTCCTCGTCCTCCGGGGGCTACGGCGGCGGCTTCACGAGCGGCCTGGGCCGGTCCGATGGGCTGCTGGCGGGCAATGAGAAGCTCACCATGCAGAACCTCAACGACCGCCTGGCCTCCTACCTGGACAAGGTGCGCGCCCTGGAGGAGGCCAACGGCGACCTGGAGGTGAAGATCCGCGACTGGTACCAGAGGCAGGGGCCCGGGCCCGCCCGCGACTACAGCCACTACTTCAAGACCATCGAGGACCTGCGGGACAAGATTCTTGGTGCCACCATTGAGAACTCCAAGATTGTCCTGCAGATTGACAATGCCCGTCTGGCTGCGGATGACTTCCGAACCAAGTTTGAGACGGAGCAGGCCCTGCGCATGAGTGTGGAGGCTGACATCAATGGCCTGCGCCGGGTGCTGGATGAGCTGACCTTGGCCAGAGCTGATCTGGAGTTGCAGATCGAAGGCCTGAAGGAGGAGCTGGCCTACCTGAAGAAGAACCACGAGGAGGAAATCAGTGCCCTGAGGGGCCAGGTGGGTGGCCAGGTCAGTGTGGAGGTGGATTCCGCTCCTGGCATTGACCTTGCCAAAATCCTGAGTGACATGAGAAGCCAATATGAAGTCATGGCTGAGAAGAACCGGAAGGATGCTGAAGCCTGGTTCACCAGCCGGACTGAGGAGCTGAGTCGGGAGGTGGCCGGCCACACAGAGCAGCTGCAGATAAGCAAGACGGAGGTCACTGACCTGCGGCGCACCCTCCAGGGTCTGGAGATCGAGCTGCAGTCTCAGCTAAGCATGAAAGCTGCCCTGGAAGGCACACTGGCGGAAACAGAGGCCCGCTTTGGAGCCCAGCTGGCCCAGATCCAGGCTCTGATCAGCAGCATGGAAGCCCAGCTGAGCGATGTGCGTGCGGACACTGAACGGCAGAACCAGGAGTACCAGCAGCTCATGGACATCAAGTCACGGCTGGAGCAGGAGATTGCCACCTACCGCAGCTTGCTGGAGGGCCAGGACGCCCACTACAACAACCTGCCCACCCCCAAGGCTCTCTGA